In Tessaracoccus sp. MC1865, the DNA window GTGTACTACATCGTCGAGCAGGCCTACGAAACGGGCCAGGCCATCCCGGTCACCGGCGGTCAGGTCATGCTGAGCAGCTAGGGCTGGGTGAGTTCGTCGTCGCGGTCCGTCGGGTCAAGCCCGGCGGACCGCGATTGCGTTCTGTTGGATGAAGCTGAGGTCGTCGCCGCCTGCGCTGGGCAGCTGGCGCGTGAGCTCGTGGGGGCTGGTCAGGGCAGGCGGCTCTCGGATTGCTACTGGGTTTGGTGCCGTCTTTGGGCATGAATCCAGCACTTGAGCTGGGCGCGATGTTTCAGTGCTGGGTCTAGTGCCATGGACGGAGCCAACCTCAGCAGTGAATTGCGACGGCGTGCTGGCGGCGACGAGGCCCGCCAGGCCGAGGAGCTCGAGGCGCACCTGCGGCTGCTGTGGCAGCACCCCAGCGTCGTGTCGGCCACGTACTGGCGGATCTCCGACGTCGACGCCTGGCTCGGCGCCCCCGCCGGGCTGGTGCGGCTCGACGGCACCCCGAAGCCGGCCTACCACGCGCTGCGTCGCCTGGTGAAGGAGGAGTGGTGGACGCCGCCGGCCACGCTGCGGACGGACGCCGAGGGTCGGGTCGCCGTCGAGGGGTGGAAGGGGCGCTACCGGGCTGTGGCCGACGGGGTCGCCGTGGACTTCGACCTCGCCGACGCCCAGCCTGAGGACCTGACGCTGCGCTGAGGCTTCGGGAGTGCCGGGTGAGGCTGGACAAGGCAGCAACCGCGGAGGCCGGCGCACCCCAGACTCGGCAGGCGACCCCAGCACTCCGTCGCAATTCACTGCTGGGTTTGAGCCCGTCTATGGAGCGAAACTCAGCACTGGAGTCGAGCGCCTGCACTCAGTGCTGAGTTCGTGCCCAAGGACGGCACCAAACTCAGCAGTGAGCCGAAAGCCGCCTGCCGGACTCAGGCGCTGCGGCCTGACGCGCTGGCTGCCTTGCCCAGCGCAGGCGGAGGCAACCTCGGCTTCCAGAGCTCAACCCGCAGGAGGGCCCGGCGCTGACACCCGTCAGCCGCCGGGCCCTCGTCCCGGGCCGGTGTGTGGAGGTCAGCGGTGCTGCTGGGCCATCCACTGCCAGATGTGCTGACCGTTGTGCTGGGGGTCGTTGCGGGCGACGTAGATCCACGACCAGTGCCCCATGAACTGGTGGCCCTGCCACGTCACCGTGTCGTACAGCGTGACGATGGCGTCGTCGATCAGCGCCGCCGCCCGCCCGCTGTTGGGCTCCCAGGGCAGGACGGTGTCGTCCTTCGAGTGCACCAGCCACGTCGGGGTCGAGCCGACGCTCTGCAACTCGGCGTCCGTGAAGAAGTTGGGGGTCGCACCGGGACAGATGGGGACGACGGAGGCGAACTTCTCCGGGTACTCGACCGCCATCTTGAGCGACATGTAGCCGCCGTTGCTGCAGCCCAAGACGTGCACCCGTTGCGGGTCGATCTTGTGGTTCGACGCGAGCAGCTCGTCGACGAGCGCGGCGATCTTCGGCGCGAAACCGTCGCCGTCGGTCATCCACGCGCTGGGCGACTGCGGGGCGACGACGTACGCGCCCCCGAAGATCTGCTGCGCCTCCGGCGTGACGAAACCGACTGCGCCACGGTTGCCGCGCAGTTGTGCCTCGTTCGTCTGGCGCGCGCCCATGCCGCCTTCGCCGCCTCCGTGCAGCCAGACGATCAGCGGGTGCTTGCCGCCCTTGCCGTGGCCGTTGTTCCTGGGGCTGAACAGGCGGTAGTTCAGCCCGGAGATGGAGGTCCCGTAGCTGAAGGCGTCCACCTCGGGGTTCGTCAGTTCACCTTGGACGAATCGGGCGATCGTCACCTGGCGCTGGTTGCGCAGCCGGAGCGGGGCGTTCTGCGTGATCGTGTAGGTGAGGTTGAATTCGACGTTGCGCCCGGCCGGGACGGTGTAACCCAGGGTGGCGCCCCCTGGAACGCCCTCGGCGGTTGCCAGTTCGAGGGTGATGTTGCCCCGGTTGTCGACGCGGGCCGCAGTCACGTCGCGGTGGACGTCGTAGGTGCCGAGGGTGAGTTGGTTCGAGGAGGCGGGGAGCGGGCTCTCCGCCCGGGCAAGCACCGAGAAGGTCTCGAGGGTCAGGCTCGAGGGGTCGAACTGTCCGAGCACGCCGGCCCGGATGGTCAGCGACGTCACCTGCTCGCCGCCGTCGAGCACTGTGGCGTTCAGGTCGAAGCCCACCGAGGTGGACGCCGAGGCCACCTGCGGGAGGGTGGCCACTGCCGGGATTGCTGCGGCCGAACCGAGCAGGGCACGTCGTGTGAGGGGTTGCATCATTCCGAGACTCCTTCGTCTGGGGCTGGGATTTGTCCAACGCATCCGCCGTGGGCCTCGTCGTGGAGGTCGTGGCGGACATGATCATTACCCGGCCTCGTGGGGTGCAGGACGGAGAGCCGCTGCATGATCGGACGCCTCGGCGGCACAATCGGTCGTCGCAAGGCAGGCGCTTGGCGCCACATCCAGCACTGGTGGGCTCAGGATGTCCGGCAGCACAGTGCGCTTCGGAGCTGATCCGGCCAGCCGCCCCTCCCCAGGACGGTCGCCATCTGGCGGGCGGCGGCGCATGCTTCCTGATTCGCGCCGGTCCAGCCGTAGCGCAGGGTCCGGCTGTCGTCCTGCACGACATTGAGGTTGTCCCGGTCCATGTCGCGCGTGGCGTCCTGATGGTCGGCCAGCCCGTCGAGTTCGAGGATGAGCTTGTAGTCGCGGTAGATCCCATCCACACGTCCGGCCTCGCGGCG includes these proteins:
- a CDS encoding prolyl oligopeptidase family serine peptidase, with protein sequence MMQPLTRRALLGSAAAIPAVATLPQVASASTSVGFDLNATVLDGGEQVTSLTIRAGVLGQFDPSSLTLETFSVLARAESPLPASSNQLTLGTYDVHRDVTAARVDNRGNITLELATAEGVPGGATLGYTVPAGRNVEFNLTYTITQNAPLRLRNQRQVTIARFVQGELTNPEVDAFSYGTSISGLNYRLFSPRNNGHGKGGKHPLIVWLHGGGEGGMGARQTNEAQLRGNRGAVGFVTPEAQQIFGGAYVVAPQSPSAWMTDGDGFAPKIAALVDELLASNHKIDPQRVHVLGCSNGGYMSLKMAVEYPEKFASVVPICPGATPNFFTDAELQSVGSTPTWLVHSKDDTVLPWEPNSGRAAALIDDAIVTLYDTVTWQGHQFMGHWSWIYVARNDPQHNGQHIWQWMAQQHR